Proteins encoded within one genomic window of Hevea brasiliensis isolate MT/VB/25A 57/8 chromosome 8, ASM3005281v1, whole genome shotgun sequence:
- the LOC110662224 gene encoding wax ester synthase/diacylglycerol acyltransferase 11: MTSLVKVSDVPLTPSGQLFLQPEMNTIINCAVGGKNDMDTEAIKSALKNSIMTKHPRFSSLLVHDKNGMEHWRRTEVDVNKHIIYAEIPKVNGTADNNAGIDAEKMVNDYIADLSVSSPLSLDKPLWEIHILPEPRCAVFRCHHALGDGIELMSMFLGSCRKLEDPEAVPTLDSGRIRRNWRGSGGKLKGRRGLLMWFLKMVLYALNFLMGFLKVVFYTLLFYVEFVLRCFWVGDSKTVISGGDGVELWPRKVATAHFLIEDMKMVKKAVANATINDVLLGMISAGFSRYLDHRSPNSLKKNQRLTGVAMVNLKEPITLQDMDLNKMIESTPRSRKGNKFGIILIPIFYNKGIAPLQYVKIAKRTVDRKKQSLEAFISYGISNLSNYLFGSKFVSYFMYRILCHSSFTISNMAGPKDQVTLAGNPITYIKANITGVPQAVAMHMVSYAGKADMQLVVAKDIIPDPQFLAKCLEDSLLEMKEAAIATMKKKGKKMLS; this comes from the exons ATGACTTCTCTGGTAAAAGTCTCCGACGTGCCACTGACTCCCTCCGGCCAGCTGTTTCTCCAGCCGGAGATGAACACCATTATCAACTGCGCAGTCGGGGGCAAAAACGACATGGACACGGAAGCTATAAAATCCGCCTTAAAGAACTCCATCATGACGAAGCACCCGAGATTTAGCAGTCTCCTTGTACACGACAAGAACGGAATGGAGCATTGGAGAAGAACAGAGGTCGACGTCAACAAACACATCATATATGCTGAGATCCCTAAGGTCAACGGCACAGCAGACAACAACGCCGGCATTGATGCCGAGAAAATGGTGAACGATTATATAGCAGATTTATCAGTAAGTAGCCCGCTTAGCTTGGACAAGCCTTTGTGGGAAATTCATATATTACCGGAGCCGCGGTGCGCTGTTTTCAGGTGTCATCACGCACTTGGGGATGGGATCGAACTGATGTCGATGTTCCTCGGAAGTTGCAGGAAGTTGGAGGATCCAGAGGCTGTGCCCACCTTGGATAGTGGTCGTATCCGCAGGAATTGGAGGGGAAGCGGAGGGAAATTGAAGGGTCGTAGAGGTCTTTTGATGTGGTTCTTGAAGATGGTTTTGTATGCCTTGAATTTTTTGATGGGGTTCTTGAAGGTGGTTTTTTATACTTTGCTTTTCTACGTGGAGTTTGTGTTGAGGTGCTTCTGGGTTGGTGACTCGAAGACAGTTATCTCCGGCGGTGATGGGGTGGAGCTATGGCCGAGGAAAGTGGCTACTGCCCATTTCTTGATTGAGGACATGAAAATGGTGAAAAAGGCTGTTGCTAATGCG ACCATTAATGATGTTCTTTTGGGAATgatatcagctggattttcaaggTACTTGGATCATCGATCGCCAAATT CTTTGAAGAAGAATCAGCGACTCACAGGAGTAGCCATGGTTAATTTAAAAGAGCCGATAACATTGCAG GATATGGATCTGAACAAAATGATAGAAAGCACTCCAAGGTCTCGTAAGGGCAACAAATTTGGGATTATTCTCATACCCATTTTTTATAATAAAGGTATCGCACCTCTGCAGTATGTGAAGATAGCTAAGAGAACAGTTGACAGGAAGAAACAGTCCTTGGAGGCTTTTATCTCATATGGAATTTCAAATTTATCAAACTACTTGTTCGGATCTAAG TTTGTTTCCTATTTCATGTACAGGATTCTTTGTCATAGTAGCTTTACCATCTCCAATATGGCTGGACCAAAAGATCAGGTTACTTTAGCAGGCAATCCTATAACATATATAAAGGCTAACATCACTGGCGTGCCCCAA GCAGTGGCAATGCACATGGTGAGCTATGCAGGGAAAGCTGACATGCAACTTGTAGTGGCCAAAGACATCATCCCTGACCCTCAATTTCTTGCTAAATGCTTAGAAGATTCCTTGCTTGAAATGAAGGAAGCTGCTATTGCTACcatgaaaaaaaaagggaaaaaaatgttATCATAA